A single window of Mangifera indica cultivar Alphonso chromosome 18, CATAS_Mindica_2.1, whole genome shotgun sequence DNA harbors:
- the LOC123202023 gene encoding stress response protein NST1-like: MEPSGLNVGLFSDTSSVMLGLEMPLQPQQNPQIQNPHNLQSQSQMLAAYSQSPHHDTDHHHHSQPQSHQSSKQRGYWFTPKPKQQLSPLSDEDELGFAPDESAGDGKRKASPWHRMKWTDSMVRLLIMAVFYIGDEAGSEGNDKKMAGALLQKKGKWKSVSRAMMEKGFYVSPQQCEDKFNDLNKRYKRVNEILGKGTACRVVENQSLLDNMDLSPKMKEEVKKLLNSKHLFFREMCAYHNSCGHGSVTSVATGANRSLEVVADPSQVQHQQSQQKRCLHSSENALGGASSNRIEIDGSKMAKVGSEEENEEDDYSDDDDDDDDEDEAIDGILRGQNGHGQEDDNDNHEKTFGKKARKGVLSGALLPLMEQFNGEVMSVIQDGAKSAWEKKQWMKMRLLQLEEQQVSYEYQAFELEKQRIKWVKFSSKKKREMEKAKLENERRRLENQRMVLVIRQKEVELLDHHHHQQQQNSSNKRSEPSSITG; encoded by the coding sequence ATGGAACCAAGTGGTTTAAATGTTGGGTTGTTTTCTGACACTTCTTCCGTAATGCTGGGGCTAGAAATGCCATTACAGCCTCAACAAAATCCTCAAATTCAAAACCCTCACAATCTTCAGAGTCAATCTCAAATGCTTGCTGCTTATTCTCAATCTCCCCACCATGACACGGATCACCACCACCATTCCCAACCCCAATCCCACCAATCTTCGAAACAACGTGGTTATTGGTTTACACCCAAGCCAAAACAACAACTTTCGCCTCTTAGTGATGAAGATGAACTTGGATTTGCCCCAGATGAAAGTGCTGGAGATGGCAAGAGAAAGGCATCTCCTTGGCATAGAATGAAGTGGACTGATAGCATGGTGAGGCTTCTTATAATGGCTGTTTTTTATATTGGTGATGAAGCTGGATCCGAAGGGAATGATAAGAAAATGGCTGGGGCTTTACTTCAGAAGAAAGGGAAGTGGAAATCGGTTTCGAGGGCTATGATGGAAAAGGGGTTTTATGTGTCTCCTCAACAATGTGAGGATAAATTTAATGACTTGAATAAGAGGTACAAAAGGGTTAATGAAATTCTCGGTAAGGGAACTGCTTGCCGTGTTGTGGAGAATCAGAGTTTGCTGGATAATATGGATTTGTCGCCTAAAATGAAGGAGGAGGTTAAGAAGTTACTTAATTCTAAGCATTTGTTTTTCAGGGAAATGTGTGCTTATCATAATAGTTGTGGTCATGGTAGTGTTACTAGTGTAGCTACTGGTGCCAATCGCTCACTGGAGGTCGTCGCTGATCCGTCTCAAGTCCAGCATCAACAATCACAACAGAAAAGGTGCTTGCATTCATCAGAAAATGCCCTTGGTGGGGCTAGTTCGAATCGAATTGAAATAGATGGGTCAAAAATGGCAAAAGTGGGAAGCGAAGAAGAGAATGAGGAGGACGATTATAGTGATGATGACGATGACGACGACGACGAAGATGAGGCAATAGATGGAATTTTAAGAGGCCAAAATGGGCATGGGCAAGAAGATGATAATGACAACCATGAGAAAACCTTTGGAAAAAAGGCTAGAAAAGGAGTTTTGTCTGGTGCATTGTTACCACTAATGGAGCAATTTAATGGTGAAGTGATGTCTGTGATTCAAGATGGAGCTAAGAGTGCATGGGAGAAAAAGCAGTGGATGAAAATGAGGCTACTGCAATTGGAGGAGCAGCAAGTTAGTTATGAATACCAAGCTTTTGAGCTGGAGAAGCAAAGGATAAAGTGGGTGAAGTTTAGTTCCAAGAAGAAGAGGGAAATGGAGAAAGCAAAGCTTGAAAACGAGCGAAGGCGGCTTGAAAACCAAAGAATGGTGCTTGTTATTAGGCAGAAGGAGGTTGAGCTACTagatcaccatcatcatcaacaacaacagAACTCATCAAACAAGAGGAGTGAACCGTCTTCCATTACTGGATAG